One Myxosarcina sp. GI1 genomic window carries:
- a CDS encoding serine O-acetyltransferase: MKTYSESKLYCTISAIEPDWEREKIDRWWSPSKQLLKSIRDYQKWKKQGGLMAFLATRTNVIWHRFWSIVTGADIPLNCQLGGGLLLVHPNGIVIHPNATIGVNCLIFQQVTIVEGVKIGGHVDIGAGAKIIRAVTIGDHARIGANAVVVSNVPVGTTAVGIPAKILPNC, from the coding sequence ATGAAAACATATTCCGAATCAAAACTTTACTGCACAATTTCTGCGATCGAGCCAGACTGGGAACGCGAAAAAATAGACCGCTGGTGGAGTCCTAGCAAACAGCTACTTAAATCTATTCGTGATTATCAAAAGTGGAAAAAACAAGGTGGGCTTATGGCGTTTTTAGCCACTCGCACTAACGTTATCTGGCATCGATTCTGGAGTATAGTAACTGGTGCCGATATTCCACTCAACTGTCAGTTAGGAGGAGGATTACTGCTAGTTCATCCCAATGGCATTGTCATTCATCCTAATGCAACTATTGGCGTAAACTGTCTAATTTTTCAACAGGTGACAATTGTTGAAGGAGTCAAAATTGGCGGTCATGTCGATATTGGTGCGGGGGCAAAAATCATCCGTGCTGTAACTATTGGCGACCATGCCCGAATTGGTGCTAATGCAGTAGTTGTTAGCAATGTGCCAGTAGGGACAACCGCTGTAGGTATACCAGCCAAAATTTTGCCCAATTGCTAA